A genomic stretch from Hemicordylus capensis ecotype Gifberg chromosome 1, rHemCap1.1.pri, whole genome shotgun sequence includes:
- the CHRM4 gene encoding muscarinic acetylcholine receptor M4 isoform X2: MGFENATDKRWGMSDSTYNLSSPSLTRMSNFTNDSFSKNNDSASKYKTVELVFIATVTGSLSLVTVVGNILVMLSIKVNRQLQTVNNYFLFSLACADLIIGVFSMNLYTVYIIKGYWPLGPVVCDLWLALDYVVSNASVMNLLIISFDRYFCVTKPLTYPARRTTKMAGLMIAVAWILSFILWAPAILFWQFIVGERTVEEDSCYIQFLSNPAVTFGTAIAAFYLPVIIMTVLYIHISLASRSRMRRHKPESKKEKRSKPLSFLKTPLVKQNNNNSPKKAVEVKEEVKNGKVVEQPLQQSETTGHQEEKETSNESSTVSITQTNKEKQVLEIASVDQGQSPAHPRANPASKWSKIKIVTKQTGTECVTAIEIVPDKEASSTAITLSNSRPANVARKFASIARSQVRKKRQMAAREKKVTRTIFAILLAFILTWTPYNVMVLIHTFCSCVPDTVWSIGYWLCYVNSTINPACYALCNATFKKTFKHLLMCQYRNIGTAR; the protein is encoded by the coding sequence aCTCGACATACAacctctcctctccatctttGACAAGGATGTCCAACTTCACCAATGACAGCTTCTCCAAGAACAATGACAGCGCCAGCAAGTATAAGACTGTGGAGTTGGTTTTCATAGCAACCGTAACTGGATCACTTAGCCTTGTCACTGTGGTTGGGAATATTTTGGTCATGCTGTCCATCAAGGTAAACCGCCAACTCCAGACGGTCAACAACTATTTCCTCTTTAGCTTGGCCTGTGCTGACCTGATAATTGGAGTCTTCTCCATGAATCTCTACACAGTCTATATTATCAAGGGCTACTGGCCACTGGGGCCCGTGGTGTGTGACCTCTGGCTGGCTCTGGACTATGTGGTGAGTAATGCCTCTGTTATGAACTTACTCATAATCAGTTTTGACCGCTATTTCTGTGTGACCAAACCACTGACCTACCCAGCTAGGCGGACAACCAAAATGGCAGGGTTGATGATTGCAGTTGCTTGGATATTATCCTTTATCCTTTGGGCGCCCGCCATCTTGTTTTGGCAGTTCATTGTTGGGGAGAGGACAGTTGAAGAAGACAGTTGCTACATCCAGTTCCTCTCCAACCCAGCTGTAACCTTTGGCACCGCCATTGCAGCTTTCTACCTCCCAGTGATCATCATGACTGTGCTGTACATCCACATCTCGCTGGCGAGCCGGAGCCGCATGAGAAGGCACAAGCCTGAGAGCAAGAAGGAGAAGAGGTCAAAGCCACTCAGTTTTTTGAAGACCCCTTTGGTaaagcagaacaacaacaactctccCAAAAAAGCAGTAGAGGTGAAGGAGGAGGTGAAGAATGGGAAAGTTGTGGAGCAGCCCTTGCAACAGTCGGAGACCACTGGCCATCAAGAGGAGAAAGAGACTTCCAATGAATCCAGCACAGTAAGCATTACTCAGACCAACAAAGAGAAGCAGGTGCTGGAAATTGCATCCGTTgatcaggggcagagcccagctcaCCCACGGGCTAATCCTGCCTCCAAGTGGTCCAAAATAAAGATTGTTACAAAGCAAACTGGTACTGAATGTGTCACCGCTATTGAGATTGTCCCAGACAAAGAAGCTAGCTCCACTGCAATTACCTTGTCAAACAGCCGCCCAGCCAACGTTGCCAGGAAATTTGCTAGCATTGCCAGGAGTCAGGTGAGGAAGAAGCGCCAGATGGCAGCCCGGGAGAAGAAAGTCACCAGAACCATCTTTGCCATCTTGCTAGCCTTTATCCTGACATGGACACCTTACAATGTGATGGTCCTCATTCACACTTTCTGCTCTTGTGTGCCTGACACAGTCTGGTCCATCGGGTACTGGTTGTGCTATGTCAACAGCACCATCAACCCAGCTTGCTATGCCCTTTGCAATGCCACATTCAAGAAAACCTTTAAGCACCTGCTCATGTGTCAGTACAGGAACATCGGCACAGCAAGATAA
- the CHRM4 gene encoding muscarinic acetylcholine receptor M4 isoform X1, protein MALAPQRARASTHERSGRTRRRRAALDSTYNLSSPSLTRMSNFTNDSFSKNNDSASKYKTVELVFIATVTGSLSLVTVVGNILVMLSIKVNRQLQTVNNYFLFSLACADLIIGVFSMNLYTVYIIKGYWPLGPVVCDLWLALDYVVSNASVMNLLIISFDRYFCVTKPLTYPARRTTKMAGLMIAVAWILSFILWAPAILFWQFIVGERTVEEDSCYIQFLSNPAVTFGTAIAAFYLPVIIMTVLYIHISLASRSRMRRHKPESKKEKRSKPLSFLKTPLVKQNNNNSPKKAVEVKEEVKNGKVVEQPLQQSETTGHQEEKETSNESSTVSITQTNKEKQVLEIASVDQGQSPAHPRANPASKWSKIKIVTKQTGTECVTAIEIVPDKEASSTAITLSNSRPANVARKFASIARSQVRKKRQMAAREKKVTRTIFAILLAFILTWTPYNVMVLIHTFCSCVPDTVWSIGYWLCYVNSTINPACYALCNATFKKTFKHLLMCQYRNIGTAR, encoded by the coding sequence aCTCGACATACAacctctcctctccatctttGACAAGGATGTCCAACTTCACCAATGACAGCTTCTCCAAGAACAATGACAGCGCCAGCAAGTATAAGACTGTGGAGTTGGTTTTCATAGCAACCGTAACTGGATCACTTAGCCTTGTCACTGTGGTTGGGAATATTTTGGTCATGCTGTCCATCAAGGTAAACCGCCAACTCCAGACGGTCAACAACTATTTCCTCTTTAGCTTGGCCTGTGCTGACCTGATAATTGGAGTCTTCTCCATGAATCTCTACACAGTCTATATTATCAAGGGCTACTGGCCACTGGGGCCCGTGGTGTGTGACCTCTGGCTGGCTCTGGACTATGTGGTGAGTAATGCCTCTGTTATGAACTTACTCATAATCAGTTTTGACCGCTATTTCTGTGTGACCAAACCACTGACCTACCCAGCTAGGCGGACAACCAAAATGGCAGGGTTGATGATTGCAGTTGCTTGGATATTATCCTTTATCCTTTGGGCGCCCGCCATCTTGTTTTGGCAGTTCATTGTTGGGGAGAGGACAGTTGAAGAAGACAGTTGCTACATCCAGTTCCTCTCCAACCCAGCTGTAACCTTTGGCACCGCCATTGCAGCTTTCTACCTCCCAGTGATCATCATGACTGTGCTGTACATCCACATCTCGCTGGCGAGCCGGAGCCGCATGAGAAGGCACAAGCCTGAGAGCAAGAAGGAGAAGAGGTCAAAGCCACTCAGTTTTTTGAAGACCCCTTTGGTaaagcagaacaacaacaactctccCAAAAAAGCAGTAGAGGTGAAGGAGGAGGTGAAGAATGGGAAAGTTGTGGAGCAGCCCTTGCAACAGTCGGAGACCACTGGCCATCAAGAGGAGAAAGAGACTTCCAATGAATCCAGCACAGTAAGCATTACTCAGACCAACAAAGAGAAGCAGGTGCTGGAAATTGCATCCGTTgatcaggggcagagcccagctcaCCCACGGGCTAATCCTGCCTCCAAGTGGTCCAAAATAAAGATTGTTACAAAGCAAACTGGTACTGAATGTGTCACCGCTATTGAGATTGTCCCAGACAAAGAAGCTAGCTCCACTGCAATTACCTTGTCAAACAGCCGCCCAGCCAACGTTGCCAGGAAATTTGCTAGCATTGCCAGGAGTCAGGTGAGGAAGAAGCGCCAGATGGCAGCCCGGGAGAAGAAAGTCACCAGAACCATCTTTGCCATCTTGCTAGCCTTTATCCTGACATGGACACCTTACAATGTGATGGTCCTCATTCACACTTTCTGCTCTTGTGTGCCTGACACAGTCTGGTCCATCGGGTACTGGTTGTGCTATGTCAACAGCACCATCAACCCAGCTTGCTATGCCCTTTGCAATGCCACATTCAAGAAAACCTTTAAGCACCTGCTCATGTGTCAGTACAGGAACATCGGCACAGCAAGATAA